A genomic window from Macaca thibetana thibetana isolate TM-01 chromosome 16, ASM2454274v1, whole genome shotgun sequence includes:
- the PEX12 gene encoding LOW QUALITY PROTEIN: peroxisome assembly protein 12 (The sequence of the model RefSeq protein was modified relative to this genomic sequence to represent the inferred CDS: inserted 3 bases in 2 codons): MSRAYSDTTESLRVGWLLSSHDWRGGGFXGSQLDRIASPTVTLCPEVQHLTSYPLAHTTSTQIRVNXVINLLETPLRLQNRSFFPSSFLPLRLSFEFQILCRKFTFKTEHASDTLPPEKVHAHERVCGKSESQYTQEAMAEHGAHITTASVADDQPSIFEVVAQDSLMTAVRPALQHVVKVLAESNPTHYGFLWRWFDEIFTLLDLLVQQHYLSRTSASFSENFYGLKRIVMGDTHKSQRLASAGLPKKQLWKSITVLVLLPYLKVKLEKLVSSLREEDEYSIHPPSSRWKRFYRAFLAAYPFVNMAWEGWFLVQQLRYILGKAQHHSPLLRLAGVRLGRLTVQDIQALEHKPAKASMMQQPARSVSEKIKSALKKAVGGVALSLSTGLSVGVFFLQFLDWWYSSENQETIKSLTALPTPPPPVHLDYNSDSPLLPKMKTVCPLCRKTRVNDTVLATSGYVFCYRCVFHYVRSHQACPITGYPTEVQHLIKLYSPEN, from the exons ATGTCCCGGGCTTACAGTGACACGACTGAATCCTTAAGAGTCGGCTGGCTTTTGAGCTCTCACGATTGGAGAGGAGGGGGTT CTGGTTCGCAGCTCGACAGGATCGCGTCCCCCACAGTCACGCTCTGCCCTGAGGTGCAGCATTTGACAAGTTACCCCCTCGCACATACCACTTCCACCCAGATCCGAGTTAA TGTTATTAACCTTCTTGAGACTCCCCTCCGCCTCCAGAACAGGTCTTTTTTCCCCAGTTCATTTTTGCCCTTAAGATTGAGTTTCGAGTTTCAGATATTATGCAGAAAGTTTACCTTTAAGACTGAGCACGCATCTGATACCCTTCCTCCCGAAAAAGTTCATGCTCACGAGAGAGTTTGTGGGAAAAGTGAAAGCCAGTACACACAGGAAGCTATGGCTGAGCACGGGGCTCACATCACAACTGCTTCTGTAGCTGATGACCAGCCATCCATCTTTGAGGTGGTAGCACAGGACAGTTTAATGACAGCAGTGAGACCCGCTCTTCAGCATGTGGTCAAG GTTCTTGCAGAATCAAATCCCACCCACTATGGCTTCTTGTGGAGGTGGTTTGATGAAATCTTTACTCTGCTAGATCTTCTGGTCCAGCAGCATTACCTGTCTAGAACCAGTGCCtcattttctgaaaacttttatGGCTTAAAGAGAATTGTAATGGGGGACACTCACAAGTCTCAGAGACTGGCTAGCGCTGGTCTCCCAAAGAAGCAGCTTTGGAAATCAATTACGGTCCTGGTTCTTCTTCCCTATCTGAAAGTGAAGCTGGAGAAGCTGGTTTCTAGCCTGAGAGAAGAGGATGAATATTCTATTCATCCCCCTTCTTCCCGCTGGAAACGATTTTACAGAGCCTTCCTGGCAGCCTACCCATTTGTGAATATGGCCTGGGAAGGATGGTTTCTTGTACAACAACTTCGATACATCCTAggaaaagctcagcatcactcaCCACTGCTGAGGCTGGCTGGAGTTCGGCTAGGTCGACTGACAGTTCAGGATATACAAGCTCTGGAGCACAAACCAGCTAAGGCCAGCATGATGCAGCAGCCAGCCAGGAG TGTTAGTGAGAAGATAAAGTCAGCTCTGAAGAAAGCTGTGGGGGGTGTTGCCTTATCCCTGTCTACTGGCCTTTCTGTGGGTGTATTCTTCTTGCAGTTCCTTGACTGGTGGTACTCATCTGAAAATCAAGAAACCATCAAGTCATTGACTGCCCTGCCTACTCCACCACCACCTGTACACCTAGACTATAACTCTGATTCTCCCCTCTTACCCAAAATGAAGACTGTGTGCCCACTGTGTCGTAAAACCCGGGTGAATGATACTGTTCTTGCCACCTCTGGCTATGTGTTTTGTTACCGCTGTGTGTTTCATTATGTGAGGAGTCACCAAGCTTGTCCCATCACAGGTTATCCAACAGAAGTACAACATCTGATTAAACTCTACTCCCCCGAGAACTGA